Genomic segment of Streptomyces longhuiensis:
TACAAACGGATCGATCTGCTGCTGCGCCTGTGGGAGCGGGTGCGGCCGGTCACCGGCGGCCGGCTCCTCATCGTCGGCGACGGACCCGAGCGGGAACGGCTGGAACAACTCGCGGGCCCCGGCGTCCAGTTCATGGGCCATGTCTCCGAGGCCGAGAAGAACCGGCTGCTGTGCGAGGCGTGGCTGCTCCTGCACCCCTCCGCCGTGGAGGGGTGGGGTCTGGTCGTCACGGAGGCGGCGGCGCGCGGGACCCCGGCGATCGGTTTCGACGTGCCGGGTCTGCGCGACTCCGTCGAGGACGGCGTCACGGGTCTGCTCGCACGCGGTGAGTCGTCGTTCGCGGCGGCCTGGTGCGCCCTGGCCCTGTCCGGGCAGCGGCGCCGGCTGATGGGCAAGGCCGCCGAGGAGCGCGCCGCGACCTTCCGCTGGGCCCACACGGTGCGGCAGTTCAGAGCCGTGGCCGCCGAGGCGGTGAGGAGTCCCGCGTCATGACGCACTCGACACGCACGTCCCCGCCCGACCCGTCGCTACGCCGCTCGCTCGCCCTGTTCCGCGCCTTCCTGCGCGAACAGCAGGACCCCGAGGCCTGCTACTCCCTGCTGGCCCGCGACGCCGCCGACCAGGTCGAGGCGGTCTGCGGGGGCGTGGCGGGGAAGGTCGTCGTCGATGTGGGCGGCGGGTCCGGCCACTTCACGCGGGAGTTCCGGCGGCGCGGCGCGCACGGCTTCCTCTTCGAGCCCGACGCGCGGGAGCTGGGCGCGCGGCCGGGCGCGCCCGCTGTCGTGGCGGACGGCTATCTGCTGCCGCTCGCGGAGGGCGCCGCCGATGTCACGTTCTCCTCGAACGTCCTGGAGCACGTGGACGACCCGCAGACCTTCCTCAGCGAGCTGGTCCGGGTGACGCGGCCCGGCGGGATCGTCTATCTCTCGTTCACCAACTGGCTCTCCCCGTGGGGTGGTCACGAGTGGGCGCCCTGGCACTACCTGGGCGCAGACCGGGCCCGCGCCCGCTACCAGCGGCGTACGGGCAGGCCGCCCAAGCACACGCTCGGCGAGAACCTCTTCGCGCATCACATCGGCCCGACGCTGCGCCAGGTCAGGGCCCGTGACGACATCACCGTCGTCTCCGCGCGCTCCCGCTACTGGCCGTTCCTCGCGGCGACCGTCGCGAAGGTGCCGGGGGTGCGCGAGTTCGCCACCTGGAACCTCCTCCTCATCCTCCGGCGGTGTTCCCCATGACGAGCACGGTCCAGGCGCCGCCCCCGGCGGCGGCCCGCCCCGCCCCCTCCCGGCCAGGACACGGGCGGGGGCCGCGCTCGCGGCGCTGGCTGCTGGCCTTCTGGGCGACGCTGTTCGTGCTGTTCGTGGCGGTGTCGCCCGGGCGCATGACGTTCGACACGAAGCTGGGTGTCGCGCTCGACCCGTGGAAGTTCCTCACGGACCTGGGCGACCTGTGGCACGACCGGGCGGGCTTCGGTGGGATCTTCGACCAGTACGTGGGCTACTCGTTCCCGATGCTGCCCTACTACGGGCTCGCGCGGCTGACGCATCTGCCGGTGTGGCTGGCCGAGCGGCTGTGGCTGTCGATCATCGTGACGGTGGCGTTCTGGGGCGCCCTGCGCCTCGCGGAGCGCCTGCGGATCGGCAGCCCGCGGACCCGGCTGCTCGGCGCGGTGGCGTACGCGCTGTGGCCGGCATTCACGATCGTCGTCGGCTCGACGTCGGCGGCCGCCCTGCCGGGCGCGTTCCTGCCGTGGGTGCTGCTGCCGCTCACGAACGACCGCACGAGCGCGCGCGTCGCGGCGACGCGCTCGGCGCTCCTCATCCCGTTCATGGGCGGGGTGAACGCGGCGGCCACCCTCGCCTCCCTCCTCCCGGTGGGCCTCTATCTCCTCTCCCGCCCGCCGGGCCCGCGCCGCCGCAAGCTGATCGCGTGGTGGACCCCGTCGGTGATCCTCGCGACGGCCTGGTGGATCCTTCCGCTGCTCCTCCTGGGCATCTACGGCGAGAACTTCCTTCCGTACGTGGAGACTTCACAGACCACGACGGGCACCATGTCGGCCACCGAGTCCCTGCGCGGCGCCGGGAACTGGGTGGCGTACCTGCACTTCGGCGAGGCCTGGCTGCCGGCGGGCTGGACGGTCGCGACGGCGGCCGTGACCGTCGTCGGCTCGGCGCTCGCGGCGGCCTTCGGGCTCGCGGGGCTCGCCCGCCGCGATCTGCCGGAACGCCGCTGGCTCGTCCTGACGGTCCTCACGGTCGCGCTGATCACCCTCGCGGGCTACGGCGGCGCGCTCGGCGCACCCTTCCACTCCACGGTGCAGTCCTGGCTGAACGGCGGCCTCGTCCCGTTCCGCAACATCTACAAGTTCCAGACAGGACTCGGGCTCGCCCTGGCCTTCGGGCTGATGCATGTGACGGCGGTCGCGGCCGAGCCGCGCGGCGCCCGCCCCCTGCGCCACCGCCGGTACGCGCCGCTCCTGGCGGCGGTGCTGATCCTGCCGGGTCTCGCCTGGCCGTACCTCAACGGCTCGATCCTGCAACCGGGTTCGTTCCGCTCCCTGCCCGCGTACTGGGACACGACGGCGCACTGGCTGAAGAAGCACTCGCCCGACTCGCGCGCCCTCGTCGTGCCCGCCACCGCGCACGGCATCTACACCTGGGGCTCCCCCATCGACCAGCCCCTCGACGTCCTCGCCGACTCGCGCTGGGCGCAGCGCGACTACGTCCCGTTCGGCACGCCCGGCAACCGCCGCGCCCTCGACGCCGTCGAGCAGGCCCTGACCACCGGCGGTGAAGTCCCCGGCCTGCAGGACTACTTGAGCCGGGCCGGCCTGCACTTCGTCGTCGTTCGCAATGACCTCGACCCCGACCAGCTGGGCTACGTACCGACCGCGACCGTCAAGCGCACCCTGGAGGAGTCCGGGTACCGGCGCGTCACCGGGTTCGGGCCCGTCACGACCGGTGGGCGCATCGCCGAGGGCACCCCGCTCCAGGTCGAGGGGCTCTATCCGCGCCAGCGGGCGGTGGAGATCTACGCGCCCGGCTCCGCGCGGCGCCCCGGGCAGGCCGCCCTGCTGCCGGTCTCCGGTACGGCGGAGGTCAGCGGCGGCCCCGAGTCGCTCCTGCCGCTGTCCGCCGACCCGGCGATGCGCGGCCGGCCCACCGTCCTGGCCGGCGACAACCACCCGGGCATCGGTACGCCCGCGCTGCGCACGGCCGGTGACGGCCTGCGCCGCGCCGACACCCGCTTCGGGCTGGTCGGCTCCAACACCTCGTACACGTACACGCCGACCGAGCGGAACTCCCCGGGCAGCACGCAGGACCCGGGGGCGAAGCCCCGGCAGATCCTGCCGGGCGAGGGGATCCGCCATCAGACGACCGCCGTGCTGCGCGGCGCCGCGCAGGTCACGGCGTCGTCGAGCGGGAACTGGCTGTTCCACCTGCCGCAGTACGACCCGGTGAACGCGTTCGACGGGAACCCGGACACGGCGTGGGCCGAGGGCACACCGGGCACGCCCGACGGGCAGTGGCTGCGGATCGCGTTCTCCTCGAAGACACCCGTGCCCGGCACGCTCCGGGTGACTCCCCTGCCGCAGGAGGGAGTCAGGGCCGCGCCGACCCGGATCCGCATACAGACGGAATCCGGCTCGGCCACCTCGACCCTCCAGCCGAACGGCAGGCGCCAGACCGTCAAGGCGCCCGCGGGCGTCAGCAGTTGGCTGCGGATCACCATCCTGGGCGCGCAGGCGGGACACACGGGTCTCGCGGGAGCGGGCTTCTCGGACGTCGACATCCCGGGCGTCCGGGTGACCCGGCTGCTTCGGCTGCCCCAGGACTCCACGGACGCGCAGCAGTTCAGCTTCCACACGACCGGCGAGGAGCCGAACCTCGGACGCCGGTTCACGACCGCCGACGGCGGCACGTACACCCTCAGGGCGAGCGCGCGGCCCGCTCCGGGCGACGCGTTCGACAAGCTCCTCTACGAGGTGGCGCCCGATCAGCGCCGCCGCCTCACGGCCACCGCGGACTCCACGTCCGCGCTCGGCGGCGACCTGTCGGCGCGCAATCTCACGGACGGCGACCTGACCACGGCGTGGATCGCGGGCGACCGGCCCACCATCCATCTGCGCTGGCCGGACAAGCAGCCGGTGGGAGAAGTCGTACTCGCCGCCGCGGGCGGCCTGTCCACCCGCCCCGAGAAGATCGAGATCAGCTCGCCGGACGGGGCGGCCGTGGCGGGCGTCGACGAGAACGGCGTGGCCCGCTTCGACCCGATCACCACGGACCGCCTGGACATCACCGTCACCGCGACGGCTCCCCTCACCGTCCACAACCCGGTGGCGGACGCCGATCTGCAACTGCCGGTCGGCCTGACGGAGGCGTACCTCCCGGCGCTCGACCAGTACCGCACCCCGCAGCCGTCGCCCACCCGCACGTTCAGCCTGCCGTGCGGCAAGGGCCCGGACGTCACGGTCGACGGCACACGCCACCGGACCGGCGCGAAGGGAACGGTCAGGGACCTCGTGGAGCGCCGCCC
This window contains:
- a CDS encoding class I SAM-dependent methyltransferase, whose product is MTHSTRTSPPDPSLRRSLALFRAFLREQQDPEACYSLLARDAADQVEAVCGGVAGKVVVDVGGGSGHFTREFRRRGAHGFLFEPDARELGARPGAPAVVADGYLLPLAEGAADVTFSSNVLEHVDDPQTFLSELVRVTRPGGIVYLSFTNWLSPWGGHEWAPWHYLGADRARARYQRRTGRPPKHTLGENLFAHHIGPTLRQVRARDDITVVSARSRYWPFLAATVAKVPGVREFATWNLLLILRRCSP
- a CDS encoding alpha-(1->3)-arabinofuranosyltransferase, with amino-acid sequence MTSTVQAPPPAAARPAPSRPGHGRGPRSRRWLLAFWATLFVLFVAVSPGRMTFDTKLGVALDPWKFLTDLGDLWHDRAGFGGIFDQYVGYSFPMLPYYGLARLTHLPVWLAERLWLSIIVTVAFWGALRLAERLRIGSPRTRLLGAVAYALWPAFTIVVGSTSAAALPGAFLPWVLLPLTNDRTSARVAATRSALLIPFMGGVNAAATLASLLPVGLYLLSRPPGPRRRKLIAWWTPSVILATAWWILPLLLLGIYGENFLPYVETSQTTTGTMSATESLRGAGNWVAYLHFGEAWLPAGWTVATAAVTVVGSALAAAFGLAGLARRDLPERRWLVLTVLTVALITLAGYGGALGAPFHSTVQSWLNGGLVPFRNIYKFQTGLGLALAFGLMHVTAVAAEPRGARPLRHRRYAPLLAAVLILPGLAWPYLNGSILQPGSFRSLPAYWDTTAHWLKKHSPDSRALVVPATAHGIYTWGSPIDQPLDVLADSRWAQRDYVPFGTPGNRRALDAVEQALTTGGEVPGLQDYLSRAGLHFVVVRNDLDPDQLGYVPTATVKRTLEESGYRRVTGFGPVTTGGRIAEGTPLQVEGLYPRQRAVEIYAPGSARRPGQAALLPVSGTAEVSGGPESLLPLSADPAMRGRPTVLAGDNHPGIGTPALRTAGDGLRRADTRFGLVGSNTSYTYTPTERNSPGSTQDPGAKPRQILPGEGIRHQTTAVLRGAAQVTASSSGNWLFHLPQYDPVNAFDGNPDTAWAEGTPGTPDGQWLRIAFSSKTPVPGTLRVTPLPQEGVRAAPTRIRIQTESGSATSTLQPNGRRQTVKAPAGVSSWLRITILGAQAGHTGLAGAGFSDVDIPGVRVTRLLRLPQDSTDAQQFSFHTTGEEPNLGRRFTTADGGTYTLRASARPAPGDAFDKLLYEVAPDQRRRLTATADSTSALGGDLSARNLTDGDLTTAWIAGDRPTIHLRWPDKQPVGEVVLAAAGGLSTRPEKIEISSPDGAAVAGVDENGVARFDPITTDRLDITVTATAPLTVHNPVADADLQLPVGLTEAYLPALDQYRTPQPSPTRTFSLPCGKGPDVTVDGTRHRTGAKGTVRDLVERRPIDVTLCGQAPAPLTLPAGTHTLETPQDKGPLRLTDATLTRTDAPSTTPPAGRALRIRDWLGDRREVTVGSGPATYLTTYENVNDGWKATLDGKELTPLRLDGWQQGFLVPQGAGGTVRLSYEPARTYEAGLFGGAAGVLALAGIALFRRRATTTDVTPPAPPPGLLLGTVALTLVGAVIAGPLALLVPALALVAWRRHALLVPIAFLAMAGAGIAAAAGSGEPSRSSVGAFGPVAQLLALVALFAALTTTRRPARTPADPSRPPGGPSQEGSA